A genome region from Nerophis lumbriciformis linkage group LG18, RoL_Nlum_v2.1, whole genome shotgun sequence includes the following:
- the LOC133617705 gene encoding ras-related protein Rab-11B-like yields the protein MGNRDDEYDFLFKVVLIGDSGVGKSNLLSRFTRNEFNLESKSTIGVEFATRSLQVDNKTIKAQIWDTAGQERYRAITSAYYRGAVGALLVYDIAKHLTYENVERWLKELRDHADNNIVIMLVGNKSDLRHLRAVPTDEARAFAEKNTLSFIETSALDSTNVEESFKSILSEIYRIVSQKQIADRCSHDESPGNNVVDISVPPTTDGHKSNKMQCC from the exons ttgTGCTTATAGGAGACTCTGGGGTGGGGAAGAGCAACCTCCTGTCCCGTTTCACGAGAAATGAGTTCAACCTGGAGAGCAAGAGCACCATTGGGGTGGAGTTTGCCACCCGCAGTTTACAGGTGGACAACAAAACCATCAAGGCTCAGATTTGGGACACCGCCGGACAGGAGCGCTACAGAGCCATCACCTCAGC GTATTACCGCGGCGCAGTCGGGGCTCTGTTGGTTTACGACATCGCCAAACACCTGACGTACGAGAACGTGGAGCGCTGGCTAAAGGAGCTAAGGGATCACGCCGACAACAACATCGTAATAATGCTGGTTGGCAACAAAAGCGACCTGCGACACCTCAGGGCCGTTCCCACTGACGAGGCTCGAGCTTTTGCAG AGAAGAACACATTGTCATTCATTGAGACGTCAGCGTTGGACTCGACAAACGTAGAAGAGTCCTTCAAGAGTATTTTATCAG AAATCTACCGCATCGTGTCACAGAAGCAGATAGCCGACAGGTGTTCACATGACGAGTCTCCCGGCAACAACGTCGTGGACATCAGCGTCCCGCCAACCACTGACGGCCACAAGAGCAACAAAATGCAGTGCTGCTAG